In one Drosophila gunungcola strain Sukarami chromosome 2R unlocalized genomic scaffold, Dgunungcola_SK_2 000004F, whole genome shotgun sequence genomic region, the following are encoded:
- the LOC128253799 gene encoding uncharacterized protein LOC128253799: MKLLSALVLLMTVGPLFSFLINPVRNDCAKRGGITPTYLKDYPTSTRVKCFYACELERLEVIVNGVVGDYNLAVLNITEKAYENIGVKVKPCLTIADPNKCELGYKVFQCLHKNFPEP; the protein is encoded by the exons ATGAAGTTATTATCTGCTTTGGTTCTCTTGATGACCGTCGGTCCCCTATTCTCTTTTTTAATC AACCCCGTAAGAAATGATTGCGCAAAAAGGGGCGGAATTACCCCAACTTATCTCAAAGATTATCCTACTAGTACTAGGGTCAAGTGCTTTTATGCTTGTGAACTGGAGAGGCTCGAAGTAATCGTTAATGGAGTTGTTGGAGATTATAATTTGGCCGTTCTAAACATTACGGAGAAAGCCTATGAAAATATAGGCGTAAAGGTTAAGCCTTGCCTGACAATCGCGGATCCCAACAAATGTGAGCTCGGCTACAAGGTATTCCAGTGCTTACATAAGAATTTCCCAGAGCCGTGA
- the LOC128253902 gene encoding LOW QUALITY PROTEIN: proteoglycan 4 (The sequence of the model RefSeq protein was modified relative to this genomic sequence to represent the inferred CDS: inserted 1 base in 1 codon) has protein sequence MNGTRKIKSMQAIRMGDLLYDEQKRLLTLCRSCERHFMTLQSFEKHLTDCSGLKHIVTPADPLIYDEAKRETRLXNGRQELHIYDIEAVKSSSSANISIDWELELEDPRWYTDPKPTVQSPPKVKSKENVVKEYLVQLTEEPPEMEEVPAKRHRSLSVPRRPILTAQQQRRTRISHPSPQPPKAKMKMDSFLVPNVMEDLKRLQESPEKKRKAPSLPEAPNASILPAVKTPQLPAPRTSQLPAPRTSQLPPQVASQKPPPRTSQRSVPPVTSQKAAVPTTSQKPTAPETSQKAPALLRSQKPPAPVTSQKPAAPVTSPKPEAPISPQKPAAPITSPNPVSPNLALSNVTPVLESKPMDGTQKILNKLRACGVDVKRGNTLVNVNAANEQNPTKNQETLDIMRKLQSKGIRCTKVKKT, from the exons atgaatgGAACGCGTAAAATAAAGTCGATGCAGGCAATACGCATGGGCGACCTGTTGTATGACGAGCAGAAACGCCTTTTAACCCTGTGCCGCAGCTGTGAACGCCACTTTATGACGTTACAATcgtttgaaaaacatttaactgACTGTTCGGGTCTTAAACATATAGTAACGCCGGCCGATCCGCTTATATACGATGAGGCCAAGCGGGAAACAAGGC GTAACGGTAGGCAGGAG CTCCACATTTACGACATTGAGGCGGTGAAGAGTTCTAGCAGTGCCAACATCTCTATCGATTGGGAGCTGGAACTGGAGGATCCGCGCTGGTACACCGATCCCAAGCCCACTGTACAAAGCCCGCCCAAAGTCAAATCCAAGGAGAATGTGGTGAAGGAGTACCTAGTTCAGCTGACTGAGGAGCCACCGGAAATGGAGGAGGTGCCCGCCAAACGCCATCGTAGCCTCAGTGTTCCCCGCCGACCCATCCTGACCGCCCAGCAGCAGCGAAGGACACGCATTAGCCATCCCTCGCCCCAGCCACCAAaggcaaaaatgaaaatggactCCTTTCTGGTGCCCAATGTCATGGAGGACCTCAAGCGTCTGCAAGAGTCGCCAGAGAAAAAGAGGAAAGCACCCTCATTGCCAGAAGCTCCCAATGCATCTATTTTACCGGCTGTCAAAACACCACAATTACCTGCTCCGAGAACATCACAATTACCTGCTCCAAGGACATCCCAGTTGCCTCCTCAAGTGGCATCTCAAAAACCTCCTCCCAGGACTTCTCAAAGATCTGTTCCTCCCGTAACATCTCAGAAAGCTGCAGTTCCCACAACATCTCAGAAACCTACAGCTCCAGAAACATCTCAAAAAGCTCCAGCTCTCTTAAGATCTCAAAAACCTCCAGCTCCCGTAACATCTCAGAAACCTGCAGCTCCCGTAACATCTCCGAAACCCGAAGCTCCAATTTCTCCTCAAAAACCTGCAGCTCCTATAACATCACCGAATCCTGTGTCTCCGAATCTGGCACTTTCCAATGTTACTCCTGTCTTGGAAAGCAAACCCATGGATGGCACACAAAAAATTCTCAATAAACTGAGAGCTTGTGGCGTGGATGTAAAACGGGGAAATACGCTTGTGAATGTTAATGCCGCGAACGAACAAAATCCAACCAAAAACCAAGAGACCCTGGACATTATGCGAAAGCTTCAGTCAAAGGGAATCAGATGCACCAAAGTCAAAAAAACGTAG